In one Silene latifolia isolate original U9 population chromosome 10, ASM4854445v1, whole genome shotgun sequence genomic region, the following are encoded:
- the LOC141605898 gene encoding uncharacterized protein LOC141605898: protein MEDMFSRILDLASYFSSPMLHVLDLYFGMFNGHYRSFEECSLSIEDDVMPQRSFNPKQRSLINVTNTSSQTHAGQNYEETSLVLKGLSLPLCGVRVIQNLALATLRCFVGYIKYVKEQFSSTILRWRKSLCGSSDDIGWLLRTPGMPLVKNGTARFLELLQAVRDGQHTLPDSFVYLLIPGLFSNHGPLYFVATKRFFSKMGLACHIAKIHSEASVEHNAWVLKHYIEELYWGSGKRVMLLGHSKGGVDAAAALSKYWNDLRGKVGGLALVQSPYGGTPIASDMVRQGQVADKETRRVMEFIICKMIKGDFRSLEDLTYEKRKEFILSHKLPEEIPLISFHSEASIAPGVVATLTQIAHAELPWFPIPTLSGQSSEDSVQVSRRVPIVIPVSAAMALSALHLKLRYGEKSDGLVTCRDAVVPGSVMVRPDKKLDHAWMVYSSWKKNPTEPDCCEMCEAILTLLVELGRAKEQTKTRKI from the exons ATGGAGGACATGTTTTCTAGGATTTTGGATTTGGCATCCTACTTTAGTAGTCCCATGCTTCATGTACTTG ATTTGTACTTTGGAATGTTTAATGGACACTATAGAAGCTTTGAAGAATGCTCTTTGTCTATTGAAGATGATGTGATGCCTCAGAGATCCTTCAATCCCAAACAGAGATCACTTATAAATGTGACAAATACAAGCTCACAAACGCACGCTGGACAGAATTATGAAGAAACGTCTCTTGTACTTAAAGG GTTATCTCTCCCATTATGTGGTGTAAGAGTGATCCAAAATCTAGCATTGGCCACCTTGAGGTGCTTTGTTGGGTACATCAAATATGTGAAGGAACAATTTTCTAG TACCATATTACGATGGCGAAAGTCTCTGTGTGGATCATCTGATGATATAGGATGGTTGCTACGTACTCCTGGGATGCCTCTTGTTAAGAATGGTACTGCCAGGTTCTTGGAGCTTCTTCAGGCGGTCAG GGATGGACAACATACACTGCCTGACTCATTTGTATACCTATTAATACCAG GGCTCTTTAGTAACCATGGTCCATTGTACTTCGTGGCTACAAAGAGATTCTTCTCAAAGATGGGTCTGGCTTGCCACATCGCCAAGATTCATAGCGAG GCCTCTGTAGAACACAATGCTTGGGTACTGAAGCACTACATTGAGGAGCTTTATTGGGGTTCTGGCAAGCGTGTGATGCTTCTTGGACATAGCAAAGGGGGAGTTGATGCAGCTGCAGCGTTGTCAAAATATTGGAATGATTTACGAGGGAAGGTCGGAGGGTTGGCCCTGGTTCAAAGTCCATACGGCGGGACTCCCATTGCCTCTGATATGGTTCGCCAAGGTCAGGTTGCTGACAAGGAGACTAGGAGAGTTATGGAGTTCATAATTTGCAAAATGATTAAG GGCGACTTTCGGTCTCTAGAAGACCTTACATACGAAAAGCGGAAGGAGTTTATCTTAAGCCACAAGCTCCCCGAAGAGATTCCTCTTATCTCGTTCCATTCTGAAGCAAGTATCGCTCCTGGTGTTGTCGCAACACTGACCCAAATAGCCCACGCAGAGCTTCCCTGGTTTCCTATCCCAACACTAAGTGGCCAGTCATCCGAAGATAGCGTCCAAGTATCACGAAGGGTGCCTATAGTAATCCCTGTTTCAGCTGCCATGGCTCTCAGTGCCCTCCACCTTAAACTAAGGTACGGGGAAAAGAGTGATGGGCTAGTGACATGCCGTGATGCTGTGGTACCCGGCTCGGTGATGGTTAGGCCAGATAAGAAACTGGATCATGCTTGGATGGTATACTCGTCATGGAAGAAGAATCCTACCGAGCCTGATTGTTGTGAAATGTGTGAAGCGATTTTGACCTTGCTGGTTGAGCTTGGGAGGGCTAAAGAGCAAACTAAAACTAGAAAGATATAG
- the LOC141605900 gene encoding LOW QUALITY PROTEIN: uncharacterized protein LOC141605900 (The sequence of the model RefSeq protein was modified relative to this genomic sequence to represent the inferred CDS: deleted 1 base in 1 codon), with amino-acid sequence MKEHVEKVILHRPSMPQKMPLNLCNCKLHFHILDSGIDSKMFFRFGMSFSATITEKASQFKISNKGGTKLSEIITGTHS; translated from the exons ATGAAGGAGCATGTGGAAAAGGTCATACTTCACAGGCCTAGCATGCCACAGAAAATGCCGTTGAACCTTTGTAACTGCAAGCTGCATTTCCATATA TTGGATTCAGGTATTGATAGCAAAATGTTTTTCAGGTTCGGAATGTCTTTCTCAGCAACAATCACGGAAAAGGCTTCCCAGTTTAAGATTTCGAATAAGGGAGGGACAAAATTGTCAGAAATAATCACGGGAACACATTCATAG